The Leptospira montravelensis nucleotide sequence CTTTCAACCGAATCAGTTCACTTCGAATATAATTGATAGTTTCTGGTGCATCGTTTACTTCCCAAATAGGATTTCCAACAGACAATCGAATAGGTTTATTCAAATTATAAGCATCCAAATATAAAGGAATGATTGGTAGATTGTATCGTTTACTAAGTACAACCATACCGGGATAGAGTTTACGACTTTTTCTAAATCCTCGATACCAAGAACCTTCAGGAAAAATACCGATCCCTAAATTGCCGCGGTTAATTCTACGTTTAAAATCTTTAATAGTCACTGGATCAGATTCGCTTCGATTGAGTGGAATTAAATCAATGGATTTAACAATTCCTTTTACCATTTGTTCTTTTCGATACAACCATTTTCTTTTTTTACCTTTATTAGGTATTCCGGAATCATAACTGGTAAGTGCCGTTGTATAAATTCCATATCTTTTAAGAACACCACGAATTACAAAAGCATCATAAGGCATCGTAATTACTTTCAAAAATTTGTTTCTTGGTTTGATATGATTAGAAATAAAGATGATAGATTTTCCGTTTAACTTACGCAAGATATGGTCATTTTGAATTTCAACTTTTTTGTTTCCATACTTCAATCTCATTGGTTTGACCACTATCCACATAAGCACAAATCCGATTGATCTTCCTACATAATAGAACATAACTTTTCCTCTTAAAAGGTATGTGCCCCAAAATCACATTTGGTTGCAAAAGTTTACCTAAGATTTTTGCTACAATTTCAAGACATTTCTGTATCAAATTACAAATCCAAGTTTCCTAAATCCTGGCTTTAAAAATTTGACAATTCCTTGGGAAACGAAACTCTGGAAAATACCTTCTGGGAGGAAACAGGTGCAATTCCTGTGCTGACCCGCAACTGTAATCCAAACCGATGTTTGGTGAGCCAGATCTTCCCCATAAAGTTAACCTCGTGGTAATGGAACTTTATACACTGATTTCAAATGTCTACCATTTGGATACAGGGGCCCCGAAGGCATCGGGGCACCCGAAACA carries:
- a CDS encoding lysophospholipid acyltransferase family protein, which translates into the protein MFYYVGRSIGFVLMWIVVKPMRLKYGNKKVEIQNDHILRKLNGKSIIFISNHIKPRNKFLKVITMPYDAFVIRGVLKRYGIYTTALTSYDSGIPNKGKKRKWLYRKEQMVKGIVKSIDLIPLNRSESDPVTIKDFKRRINRGNLGIGIFPEGSWYRGFRKSRKLYPGMVVLSKRYNLPIIPLYLDAYNLNKPIRLSVGNPIWEVNDAPETINYIRSELIRLKDKGTSLSVSEVNKELLNDENDGLEISPVG